The nucleotide window GATACTGCTGGTGATTGGGGGGCGTCAGTATCTGCCCATTCGTGGAAGACGGTAGAGCAGACACCACAGTGCTATGGGGCGACTGCATTGTCGTGGGGGTGAGCATCTCGGGCTGAGTTCCTGGCTTGGGGAGCACAGCGTTGTCTGGTAATGGCGGCGCGTGCCCGAGGtgtggtggcgtcggcgctgtcgGAAGCGGAGGCAATTGCCGTATCGCGCGAGGTACCgggtccttgccgtcgtccatACTCCCCTCTTCCTTGAGTGCGTCGGATTGGGGGTCAAGACTAAACCTCTCCAGTGCCTCTACCCAACGCGCTGCGAGCGGCCAAACCTCCTTGCATTCCCTaaggatggtgatggtgcgcTGCAGCATGTTTGGACCGTCTCGCGCCAGGATGTCATCTCGGCACACTGCATCACGAGTCAgaaggcgacgacagccAAATAAGAGGCTCTGCTGGGTAGGATTAACTTGCGTTTAGGATATTTGCAGATATACGTCGAAAAGAGGCCACAGCTGTAGACGCAAAAGGCAGCTATCTGTGCGCCGACGCTCTCGTCAGGTGTACGATCGGTGAATTGGGCATCAACCTGTTCGTACAGTTGCCGAACGTTGCGGAAGAGGTCCCGAGAAAGATCCGCAAAGAAAGCTTGCCTCTGCGAATCCTTGGGGTCTGGTTTGATGGCACTGTGTCTTGTGAGCTTCCGTGGACCTAAGGGATTAAAGGGGATGAGACATACTCTATCAAGTATGGACGCCGCAGTACAATGTTGCACAGCCTGGTCATCATAGTAACGCAGAGGTAAGCCTGAGAGGTTGGTCAGTACGATCCGGCCGTCAGAAAGGATGTCAAGGCCGGTGAGGCGGCTCACCAAATCTTGGCCTTCTGCCTTGTACCCCTTGAGCAAAAAGTTGCTCCACATGTGCTCATGTGGAAGGCTTTGTTCCCAGTCTTTTAACCTTCGGACCATCATCGAGAACTCGCTCGTCGGTTCCCAAGGCCGAGAGCTCTTGCTGTAACTCATGGCGCGTCGGCCGACAATGCCCCAAAAGTGATGGATCTGCATCAACGTCGCAAAGAGTGAGCGGTTCGGGTCTCGGATTAGAGATGGATTCTCCACTGCCGGCGGGGTGCcttccagcgccgcccgcgatcTCGGCTCACGACCATGAGCAAAGTCCTCTTCATTGCACGGAAGCAAAGCTgtgatgtcggcggcggcaagcgaCACGGGTGACAAGGGTCCGGAGTGAAGGCTGTCTTGGCTATGCAGCATCCACTGCGATACCGGGAATCAATACTCAAGACTATCAAAGGGTGGAGCGAGCACACCTACCAGTGTCCGTCGTGCAGATTCCGCTCGGATGATCAGGTCAGGCGTGGGATTCTGCACCTGATACGTCTCCTCCCGGTGCAGCTGCATCAATGCAGCCATGCGCATGGCAATGCCCATGTTAATCTGCGATCAGTCAGCGCCCGCTCTGCGAGGCATGATGTGCACCGACATACGTAGCTCTTGTTTCGCAGGCCACTCCCTTGCTGTGCAATGCTAAGGAGGTAGAAAGCTTGACATCTTTCCAATGTTGGCTCTTGATACACCTCCCCAatggcgatgctggcggAACGCTCCATGAAGaactcggcggccttgacgcctGTACCGTAGCGTGCTTTGAGCGAAGGGCTAAGCCGCGCGGAAATGCTGAGGATACTCATGACGAGGAATAGGTTGACAGAGCGGTGGTCTCGGCGAAGACGTTCGGGGAACTGCTGCTTCGGGACGAACCCCAGCTGGAAGTAGTACCTGGTGAAGCGGTTCacgccgtcgatgaggtCTTCCAAAGGCGGGAGATTCTCCCAGTTGTCAGCTGCGTGATATCGACCAGCGGGTCCTTCCAAGATGCTCCGCCGGATCTTGGCAACAGCCGACTTGGTGGACCGATCGGCCCTTGTGCGAGGATGGCGGTATTCGCGGTCATTGTCCGCTTGTCCTCTGGCCGGAAACTCGCTTTGATGGGGTCAACGAAATAATTCGAGCATACGAGAAAACCGTTGACAAGAGACGTACCATGCTTCAGGGCCGAGGCCAGCCTCAGCACAGGCCTTGCACGGGGGCTGGGCCTTGTCATGTATGCATTTGCTCCTCATGCGTCGACATCTATTGCTTGCGATGAGCACGATGGCTGCGCGTGGGCATGGGGAGCTCGGACCAACCTTCGGCATGCGATCGGTGCCCTGCGCTTGATGGGACCCGTGTCGcccgggccgctgctgccaacTGTGCCCGGGTCTCCGCCGCTGGTAACGGAGCCGGGAGCAGAGGTGGGAGCCGCAGGAGGagcatgatgatgaggcggcggcggaacggCATGAGTACGGGAGTGAGCATGAGCGGGAGCGGGATGGAGCCCGAAGCCGGGACCTGGCCCCGGGTTGACCCCAGCAGGGTCCATGGAATGGCCCGGGAGTCGCGATTGGGATCGCCGGGTCGTGGCTGTCTCGCGTGGGTTGTTGGTGCGGTTCTCGAACTGGCTGCGGGTCGACGGATTGCCTGCCGGAAGAGGCGGGATCTTGGATGCGGCACGCGcaggggcggcaggcagacgCAGCGGGCAAAGCAACGGACGAGTGCAAcggcagtgcagtgcagcgcggcgcaggccagCGGCCGGCGAGTCGATGAGATTAGCGGGTGCGTTGAGCCGCCAGACGGAGGGGCGAAGGTGTCAGCTGCGACATGACCGGGCTGGGCGTGAGAAATTGGGATGGGAGACGATGGAGACTGGGAAGAAAGAATAGAAATCGCAGAGTTGCAGCCGCGCGCCGAACCGGGACGGGACTTTGGGGCACCGCACGCACAGCGATGGGGACATTGGGGGTTTGGGGGTACAGGTACAGCACCCCGCAGGCATCTTTTGCCCTGCCGCAAGGTACCTTCGTCCCAGCTGTAGCTCCGCGAAGCCACCTGAATGGAGGCAacgctggcgctgcggcaggcgggctgcGTGTGCCGGTGACGCTGGCCTGGCACCACCAGCTGAGCTCCATCCATGACATGACTGTGAGAACGACACGTGACCCCCACCGGCCATGGTCCACGAGTCGAGCCAAATCCTTCTCAGCGATTGACGA belongs to Purpureocillium takamizusanense chromosome 1, complete sequence and includes:
- a CDS encoding uncharacterized protein (COG:L~EggNog:ENOG503P1ET), translated to MDPAGVNPGPGPGFGLHPAPAHAHSRTHAVPPPPHHHAPPAAPTSAPGSVTSGGDPGTVGSSGPGDTGPIKRRAPIACRRCRRMRSKCIHDKAQPPCKACAEAGLGPEACEFPARGQADNDREYRHPRTRADRSTKSAVAKIRRSILEGPAGRYHAADNWENLPPLEDLIDGVNRFTRYYFQLGFVPKQQFPERLRRDHRSVNLFLVMSILSISARLSPSLKARYGTGVKAAEFFMERSASIAIGEVYQEPTLERCQAFYLLSIAQQGSGLRNKSYINMGIAMRMAALMQLHREETYQVQNPTPDLIIRAESARRTLWMLHSQDSLHSGPLSPVSLAAADITALLPCNEEDFAHGREPRSRAALEGTPPAVENPSLIRDPNRSLFATLMQIHHFWGIVGRRAMSYSKSSRPWEPTSEFSMMVRRLKDWEQSLPHEHMWSNFLLKGYKAEGQDLAYLCVTMMTRLCNIVLRRPYLIDAIKPDPKDSQRQAFFADLSRDLFRNVRQLYEQVDAQFTDRTPDESVGAQIAAFCVYSCGLFSTYICKYPKLCRDDILARDGPNMLQRTITILRECKEVWPLAARWVEALERFSLDPQSDALKEEGSMDDGKDPVPRAIRQLPPLPTAPTPPHLGHAPPLPDNAVLPKPGTQPEMLTPTTMQSPHSTVVSALPSSTNGQILTPPNHQQYHTPIQPLHHGLPHQAGFHQRQAIHQEPLQNTPQQMYMSPQQNAPQLGRQPVDGLGMLIEAFDSHQPGAAPYALGAPSGAAPYYPQLGPGNDGFEGELQFYIDGAPSSWMNTGAWLDSM